A stretch of Rhododendron vialii isolate Sample 1 chromosome 4a, ASM3025357v1 DNA encodes these proteins:
- the LOC131323577 gene encoding receptor-like protein 9DC3, with amino-acid sequence MVHIESIEGIKSSNRTRYSNYAGHDRYAEETLNMPLCHEDERSALLQFKRSFDIKKFASGNPSAYPKIKSWKLDANASDCCSWDGVECDHDTSRVIGLDLSSSFLYGSINSNSSLFSLVHLRRLNLADNHFNYSQIPTGIGNLSRLKSLNLYNSYFSGQIPSEISSLSQLTFLNLSQYFEPVHATHVYLLKLEKPSLRDLIQNLTNLKVLDLNVVNVSSTVPGALSTMTSLTHLNLGNCILYGEFPMGIFHLPNLRVLRASVNENLFGYLPEFPYGGPFEELKIWKTNFSGLLPNSIENLHSLKELHLGESNFYGTLPSSLGNLAQLTFLDVVGSNFWGQVPSSIANLSKLTVLGLGHCTFDARPLEKLSKLIILALDHTKLRDVLPQSLANMTQLSTLILNNNELFGEIPSWLLNLTRLTFLDLSKNRLSGMFPSSISPLKHLEYLDFSFNRLQGPLPLPPPSVLYYRVAGNLLTGKIPTSFCQNRTLFALDLSDNNLSGAIPQCLASFSSGSLLLFNLSYNFFHGTVPQTFMRGIKMIDLSHNQLNGGFHGAIENLKTNLKFPKLRIIDLSHNGFSGTLPSEYFQNWNAMKVVGKGNSTYMQVETPVGFGVANIVYSEGFTYSMTISSKGTKLLYEKIQSVFVVVDLSDNKFRGEILESLGSLSGLQALNISENNLIGIIPSSFAYLADLESLDLSRNRLSEEIPQQLTKLTFLSVLHVSHNRLTGPIPRGKQFDTFDNSSYGGNMGLCGVPLTILCENSKTSPPPPPAHSLQGDGLEFSRGIYWMVIMMGYGSGLIIGLVVGQTLTTRYHEQFVAIF; translated from the exons ATGGTCCATATTGAATCTATTGAAGGCATTAAGTCAAGTAATAGGACAAGATATTCAAATTATGCAGGACATGACAGGTATGCTGAGGAGACCTTGAATATG CCACTATGCCATGAAGATGAGAGATCAGCCTTGCTGCAATTCAAGCGTAGCTTTGACATCAAGAAGTTTGCTTCTGGCAATCCTTCTGCTTATCCAAAGATCAAGTCATGGAAGCTTGATGCAAATGCTAGCGATTGCTGCTCGTGGGATGGCGTGGAGTGTGACCATGATACCAGTCGTGTGATTGGTCTCGACCTCAGTAGCAGCTTCCTCTATGGTTCTATCAACTCCAACAGCAGCCTCTTCAGTCTTGTTCACCTTCGGAGGCTAAACCTTGCTGACAATCACTTCAATTATTCTCAAATTCCAACCGGAATTGGAAATCTTTCAAGACTAAAGAGTCTCAACCTCTATAATTCTTATTTTTCTGGTCAGATCCCTTCAGAGATCTCATCTCTTTCCCAATTGACTTTCCTTAATCTATCTCAATACTTTGAACCCGTGCATGCTACTCATGTATAtcttttgaaacttgaaaaaccCAGTTTGAGAGATCTAATCCAAAACCTAACCAACCTGAAAGTACTAGACCTCAATGTGGTGAACGTATCTTCTACAGTGCCAGGTGCTTTATCGACTATGACCTCTCTGACACATCTTAATCTCGGGAATTGTATCCTTTATGGTGAATTCCCAATGGGCATTTTTCATCTACCAAACCTACGGGTTTTACGTGCGTCGGTCAATGAAAACCTATTTGGTTACCTTCCAGAATTTCCGTATGGTGGTCCATTTGAGGAATTGAAgatttggaaaacaaatttttccGGATTGCTTCCAAATTCCATTGAGAACCTTCATTCCTTGAAGGAGTTACATTTAGGAGAGTCCAATTTTTATGGGACACTTCCAAGCTCTCTTGGCAATCTGGCCCAGCTCACGTTTCTGGATGTTGTCGGAAGCAATTTTTGGGGACAGGTCCCTTCATCAATAGCAAACTTATCAAAACTCACTGTCTTAGGACTCGGCCATTGTACTTTTGATGCACGACCCCTTGAAAAGctatcaaaactcattatacTAGCACTTGACCATACAAAACTAAGGGATGTATTACCACAGTCTCTTGCTAACATGACCCAGCTATCTACGTTAATTCTCAACAACAATGAGTTATTTGGTGAAATCCCATCTTGGCTTTTGAACCTCACCAGATTAACCTTTCTAGACCTTTCAAAAAATCGACTATCTGGCATGTTTCCGAGCTCAATCTCTCCACTCAAGCATCTTGAATACCTAGATTTCAGCTTTAACAGGCTGCAAGGACCACTCCCTCTTCCACCACCGTCTGTCCTTTATTATAGAGTCGCTGGTAATTTACTAACTGGAAAAATACCAACATCATTCTGCCAAAATAGAACTCTTTTTGCACTTGACTTGTCTGATAATAACCTAAGCGGTGCCATTCCTCAATGCTTGGCCAGTTTTAGTAGTGGTTCTCTGTTGCTTTTCAATCTGAGTTACAACTTCTTCCATGGTACCGTGCCCCAAACGTTCATGAGGGGGATCAAGATGATTGACTTGAGTCATAATCAATTGAATGGGGG ATTTCATGGTGCCATTGAGAATCTTAAAACCAATTTGAAGTTTCCGAAGTTGCGGATCATTGACCTCTCTCACAATGGTTTCTCTGGTACATTGCCGTCAGAGTACTTCCAAAACTGGAATGCAATGAAAGTGGTCGGAAAAGGGAATTCAACATATATGCAAGTGGAGACACCAGTAGGTTTTGGGGTGGCAAATATTGTTTATTCTGAGGGTTTTACCTATTCGATGACAATATCTAGCAAAGGGACAAAACTACTTTATGAGAAGATCCAAAGTGTATTTGTAGTTGTTGATCTTTCAGACAACAAGTTCAGAGGTGAAATTCTAGAATCCCTTGGAAGTCTCAGTGGACTTCAAGCTCTAAATATTTCCGAAAACAACCTCATTGGCATCATCCCGTCATCCTTTGCATATTTGGCGGACCTAGAATCGTTGGACCTATCTCGAAACCGACTCTCAGAAGAGATCCCGCAGCAACTAACCAAACTCACTTTCCTCTCAGTCCTACACGTTTCTCATAACCGTCTCACTGGCCCCATACCTCGAGGTAAACAATTCGATACATTTGATAATAGTTCATATGGTGGGAATATGGGATTGTGTGGTGTCCCCCTGACAATCTTATGCGAGAATTCAAAAACgtcacccccaccaccaccggcacACAGCTTGCAAGGCGATGGGTTAGAGTTTTCGAGGGGTATCTACTGGATGGTCATAATGATGGGATATGGGAGTGGGCTGATAATTGGGTTGGTTGTCGGGCAGACGCTCACCACGAGGTATCATGAACAGTTTGTTGCAATCTTCTAA